In the Clupea harengus chromosome 16, Ch_v2.0.2, whole genome shotgun sequence genome, one interval contains:
- the LOC116224027 gene encoding toll-like receptor 13: protein MAFFYYFLVLAVDVFCVFARMSTKCLVLEEASPYPLFSIQEGLCPRSHLTAACLNVSDLALELSTVPRAINVLCVWVGHGSTLQPNVLTKFQSLRSMYIYGCLSAILPETFRGLSNLHLLSMACPERCNASVPSKVFNDLHILEELKLQNYTLSEMAEDVFDGLSHMKRLDVKGNDDFSELLCKLSYFSASLEYLSIEIDAESLTSPNCTYGPSKFLSLRDVRFSFPHIKKIERNAFRYFDQISFLNMPMNDVLQTQLLHSGIQQLDQMQFSLKEINIKSMCEIVFAFSVTHISLHFDTSQEYSESLWEKCYKLEEITLEAGNLTNIDLSFISTLKNVRIFSCKTNGQANNRKEDRSLVSLCKTHVFLSSLRDFRYSTGQDLTLRTNQFVCLSHLENLDLSGKYMQLEDFAFEGLYNMRYLWLQADILPEMKARYLASRQGLRNLTDLHLNIDGNLTIEDFAFKGLTWLHTLQVQAHLFVIKPELFSGLVNVERLYLLSCYIQTIEDFTFTNLSQLRHMELGGNMISAITTNTFFGLQNLESLIIENNPLRHFEASSFAHFPSLRVLHLGNLMFSNSEHSGMQVLNLSLIFGGFPHQLSNLTITSAVRPMTLVIADDSAPDEGLSLSLSGQKIVLWGCEKRFLKSVTELDVTAEFFLCAPDYTVAISHFTSVVFLSFGQWHVSTVQNFSGLNRLVHLRRLDLEQVNFVDQPEMSLMFHNLTQLESLSLTHCWLDSLEGDLSLDMTSLKYFSLVQKTEISLTTDFFEHLVSLKFAFIFNTQLRCTCDDAWFLRWARNQQQAEVFMFSYENEPLSCISEGGLQDLDSYDQAHCSLDVGFVFFISTSCFLLLFMLVVLLHQLARDYLLALYYITHGWLNEALRHQNTRGRYLYDAFVSYSGRDERWVMEELLPNLEQRGPPFLRLCLHSRDFQLGKDIVENITDSLYRSRRTLCLVSRHFLRSNWCSLEMRLGTYRLQVEHRDVLILVFLEKIPSNLLSAHHRLARLVKTRTYIDWPQHPAQQEAFWDRLWNKLVTDKVL from the coding sequence ATGGCatttttttactattttttagttctggctGTGGATGTGTTCTGTGTCTTTGCCCGGATGTCTACGAAATGCCTTGTGCTGGAGGAGGCCTCACCATATCCACTTTTCTCCATCCAAGAAGGACTGTGCCCACGTAGTCATCTTACAGCTGCCTGTCTGAATGTTTCTGACTTGGCATTGGAACTTTCCACAGTCCCAAGAGCCATCAACgttctatgtgtgtgggtaggtcATGGATCAACACTTCAGCCTAATGTTCTCACCAAATTTCAAAGTCTCAGGAGCATGTATATCTACGGCTGTCTGTCTGCAATCCTCCCAGAAACCTTCAGGGGACTCTCCAACCTACACCTGCTCTCCATGGCTTGCCCAGAACGCTGCAATGCATCGGTCCCATCTAAAGTATTTAATGATCTGCACATTCTGGAGGAACTGAAACTTCAAAACTACACTCTATCGGAAATGGCAGAAGATGTTTTTGATGGACTGAGTCACATGAAAAGGCTTGATGTTAAGGGCAATGACGACTTCTCAGAGCTTCTTTGTAAACTGTCATATTTTTCAGCCTCCCTGGAATATTTAAGTATCGAAATAGATGCAGAGAGTCTAACGAGTCCAAATTGCACATATGGCCCGAGTAAGTTTCTTTCTCTGAGGGATGTCAGGTTTTCATTTCCTCATATCaagaaaatagaaagaaatgCTTTTAGATACTTCGACCAGATATCATTTCTAAACATGCCAATGAATGATGTGCTCCAGACTCAACTCCTACACTCTGGGATCCAACAACTTGATCAGATGCAGTTCAGTCTGAAGGAAATAAACATCAAATCTATGTGTGAAATTGTATTTGCCTTCTCTGTCACTCATATCAGTTTGCATTTCGATACGTCACAAGAGTACTCTGAGTCATTATGGGAGAAATGTTACAAGCTGGAAGAAATCACACTTGAAGCGGGGAATTTAACCAACATTGATCTCAGCTTCATATCTACCTTAAAAAATGTCAGGATCTTTAGCTGTAAAACAAATGGTCAGGCCAACAATCGTAAAGAAGACAGATCTCTGGTTTCTCTCTGTAAAACTCATGTTTTTCTGTCATCGCTGAGGGATTTCCGTTACAGTACTGGACAGGACCTGACACTAAGAACCAACCAGTTTGTGTGCCTAAGTCACCTAGAAAACCTGGATCTGTCAGGGAAGTATATGCAACTTGAAGACTTTGCATTTGAGGGGCTTTATAATATGCGATACCTTTGGCTACAGGCCGATATCCTCCCTGAGATGAAAGCACGGTACCTCGCATCTAGACAAGGCCTGAGAAATCTAACTGACCTGCACTTAAATATTGATGGTAATTTAACAATTGAAGATTTTGCTTTTAAGGGACTGACTTGGCTGCATACTCTACAGGTTCAAGCACATTTGTTTGTTATAAAACCTGAATTATTTTCAGGTCTTGTAAATGTGGAAAGATTATACCTCTTAAGTTGCTATATTCAAACCATCGAAGACTTTACTTTTACAAACCTAAGCCAGTTGAGGCACATGGAGCTTGGAGGGAATATGATTTCTGCAATAACAACAAACACCTTTTTTGGACTTCAGAACCTGGAGAGCTTGATAATTGAAAATAATCCACTGAGGCACTTTGAAGCATCTTCCTTCGCTCATTTCCCCTCCCTCAGGGTTCTCCATCTTGGAAATCTGATGTTTTCCAACTCTGAGCACTCTGGCATGCAGGTCCTCAACCTGAGTCTCATCTTTGGGGGCTTCCCTCACCAGCTGTCTAACCTCACCATCACGTCTGCTGTGCGCCCCATGACTCTGGTCATCGCTGATGACAGCGCGCCAGACGAGGGTCTGAGTCTCTCCCTCTCGGGCCAGAAGATTGTTTTATGGGGTTGTGAAAAACGTTTTCTAAAATCTGTTACCGAACTCGACGTTACAGCTGAGTTCTTCCTTTGTGCACCTGATTATACTGTTGCTATCAGTCACTTCACGTCTGTGGTCTTTTTATCATTTGGTCAGTGGCATGTGAGCACCGTCCAAAACTTCTCTGGTCTGAACAGATTGGTGCACTTAAGGCGTCTAGACCTCGAACAAGTCAACTTTGTCGATCAGCCAGAGATGAGTCTCATGTTTCACAACTTGACCCAATTAGAGAGCTTAAGTCTGACTCATTGCTGGTTGGATTCTTTGGAGGGAGACCTCAGTCTGGATATGACCTCTCTGAAGTATTTCTCCCTAGTTCAAAAAACAGAGATCAGTTTGACCACAGATTTCTTTGAGCATCTGGTCAGCCTGAAGTTTGCTTTCATCTTTAACACACAACTCCGCTGCACCTGTGACGATGCCTGGTTCCTCCGCTGGGCAAGGAATCAGCAACAAGCAGAAGTGTTTATGTTCTCCTATGAAAATGAACCACTGAGCTGCATATCAGAGGGTGGGCTTCAGGACCTGGACAGCTATGACCAGGCCCACTGCAGTCTGGATGTGGGGTTTGTGTTCTTTATCAGCACATCATGCTTCCTCCTGCTGTTTATGTTAGTTGTGCTGCTGCATCAGCTGGCCAGAGACTACCTGCTGGCCTTGTACTACATCACTCACGGCTGGTTGAATGAGGCACTACGTCACCAGAACACCAGAGGGCGCTACCTGTATGATGCCTTTGTGTCTTACAGTGGCAGAGATGAACGCTGGGTGATGGAGGAACTCCTGCCCAACCTGGAGCAGAGAGGGCCCCCATTCCTGCGCCTTTGCCTGCACAGCAGGGACTTCCAGCTGGGAAAGGATATTGTGGAGAATATCACCGACAGTCTCTACAGAAGCCGCCGCACCCTCTGCCTGGTCAGCCGCCACTTCCTGCGGAGCAACTGGTGCTCCCTGGAGATGCGACTAGGCACCTACAGGCTGCAGGTGGAGCACAGGGATGTGCTCATCCTGGTGTTTCTGGAGAAGATCCCTTCTAACCTGCTCTCTGCCCACCACAGGCTGGCCCGACTGGTCAAGACCAGGACTTACATAGACTGGCCTCAACACCCGGCCCAGCAGGAGGCCTTCTGGGACAGACTGTGGAACAAACTAGTGACAGACAAGGTGTTATGA
- the LOC116224028 gene encoding uncharacterized protein LOC116224028: MKELDLDRDKLPTERALGLLWCVESDTFKFNISVKDKPHTRRNILSMVSSIYDPLGFLSPLTLPAKLLLQDLCRNKCSWDHEVPQAASEKWRKWLTGLDKLENFRVARCVKPDGIGMSTQAELHHFSDARDHAYGTVSYLRLTEGKHTVHVAFMLGKARVAPLKQTTIPRLELVAAVLAVGVDRMLRKELDITLNSSTFWTDSQTVLKYIANEHTRFRTFVANRISVIRENTDVTQWKFIGTKLNPADLASRGMSADTFIKCSKWTHGPEFLWKSEDEWPQNPLEAMPLSQDDLEVKRCTAVYSAVIKTQNNPTWQLLEYFSSWNKLKRAVVWYLKLRNLLLALSVNRKMHWKVSPQSQTRSQSKMLDSKRKAGKNEPGSQCISLEDLMRAEKAIIRFCQHQSYPEEMAKLEKTKFVGKGLRRNSTIYKLDPVLEDGVLRVGGRLSKAAMPEEAKRPIILPKHIHVSTLILRHIHEQLGHGGRNHVLSQLRKRFWIVNANSAARKVISKCVVCRCVRGRIGEQKMADLPKERLEADLPPFSNVGVDYFGPFETKRGRSLVKRYGVIFTCMSSRAVHLEMAHSLDTDSCIHALRRFISRRGQVTCIRSDNGTNLVGAKRELQDAISNWNKEKIQNTMLQKGIQWTFNPPAASHHGGVWERLIRMVRQTLNSIAHEQPLDDEGLQTLFCEVESILNSRPISTVHEDDSDLEALTPNHILLLKCHPAFPPGLFQKSDTYIRRRWKQVQFLADLFWKRWTKEYLPLLQERQKWTTVKKGFQVEDIVMVVDSTAPRGSWNLGRIIEVQPDSRGLVRTVKIITKTGVFVRPVTKLCLLLEGAEKMTKVTSQR; this comes from the coding sequence ATGAAAGAACTGGATTTGGACAGGGACAAACTCCCTACAGAAAGAGCCCTAGGATTGTTATGGTGTGTAGAAAGTGACACATTTAAGTTTAACATCTCTGTCAAAGATAAGCCACACACCAGAAGAAACATTCTGTCAATGGTCAGTTCTATCTATGACCCGCTGGGTTTCCTGTCTCCTCTAACTCTGCCTGCTAAGTTGCTTCTTCAGGATCTTTGCAGAAACAAGTGCAGCTGGGACCATGAAGTACCACAGGCTGCATCAGAGAAGTGGAGGAAATGGCTAACTGGTCTTGACAAGCTGGAGAACTTCAGAGTGGCACGCTGTGTGAAGCCAGATGGAATCGGAATGTCCACACAGGCTGAACTCCATCACTTCTCAGACGCTAGAGACCACGCGTATGGAACAGTAAGCTATCTAAGACTGACAGAGGGAAAACACACTGTGCATGTAGCTTTCATGCTTGGCAAGGCCAGAGTAGCACCTTTGAAGCAGACGACAATACCACGCCTGGAACTTGTGGCGGCTGTCTTAGCTGTTGGAGTAGACAGAATGCTCAGGAAAGAACTAGACATTACACTCAACAGCTCAACTTTCtggacagacagtcagacagtgtTAAAGTACATTGCCAATGAACACACAAGATTTCGCACATTCGTAGCCAATAGAATCTCTGTCATTAGAGAGAACACTGATGTCACACAGTGGAAATTCATTGGAACAAAGCTGAATCCAGCAGATTTAGCATCTCGAGGAATGAGTGCAGACACATTCATCAAATGCAGTAAGTGGACCCACGGACCAGAGTTCCTGTGGAAATCAGAAGATGAGTGGCCACAGAACCCATTAGAAGCCATGCCACTCTCACAGGATGACCTTGAGGTCAAGAGATGCACAGCAGTGTACAGCGCTGTGATCAAGACACAGAACAATCCAACATGGCAGTTGCTTGAATACTTTTCAAGTTGGAATAAGTTAAAAAGAGCTGTCGTGTGGTACTTGAAATTGAGAAACCTTCTGCTTGCTCTTAGTGTGAATAGAAAGATGCATTGGAAAGTGTCTCCACAATCACAGACAAGAAGCCAGAGCAAAATGCTGGACAGCAAGAGAAAAGCCGGCAAGAACGAACCTGGCAGCCAATGTATTTCCCTGGAGGACCTGATGAGGGCGGAGAAAGCAATTATAAGGTTCTGTCAACATCAAAGCTATCCAGAGGAAATGGCAAAGCTGGAAAAGACGAAATTTGTTGGAAAAGGACTAAGGCGGAACAGCACCATCTACAAGCTGGATCCTGTATTGGAGGACGGAGTCTTGAGAGTAGGAGGAAGACTCAGCAAGGCCGCAATGCCTGAGGAGGCTAAGCGTCCCATAATCCTGCCCAAACACATTCATGTCTCCACACTAATACTTCGACACATACATGAGCAGCTTGGACATGGCGGGAGAAACCATGTTCTCTCACAACTCCGAAAAAGATTTTGGATTGTTAATGCCAACTCCGCGGCTCGCAAAGTCATATccaagtgtgttgtgtgcagatgtgtccGAGGAAGGATTGGAGAACAGAAGATGGCAGACCTGCCGAAAGAAAGACTCGAAGCTGACCTTCCACCTTTCAGCAATGTAGGTGTTGATTACTTTGGGCCTTTTGAAACAAAAAGAGGTAGAAGCCTAGTCAAGCGCTATGGTGTCATTTTTACTTGTATGTCAAGTAGAGCAGTACATTTGGAGATGGCACACTCCTTAGACACAGACTCTTGCATTCACGCTCTGAGGCGGTTCATAAGCAGAAGAGGTCAGGTGACATGTATCCGCTCTGACAACGGAACCAACCTCGTAGGAGCTAAAAGAGAATTACAAGATGCCATCTCAAACTGGAACAAAGAAAAGATTCAGAACACAATGCTCCAGAAAGGTATTCAGTGGACCTTCAATCCACCAGCAGCCTCACATCATGGTGGGGTGTGGGAGAGGCTAATCCGTATGGTCAGGCAGACTCTCAACTCCATTGCTCATGAACAACCACTTGATGACGAAGGTTTGCAAACACTTTTCTGTGAGGTGGAAAGCATTCTGAACAGTCGCCCTATCAGCACAGTCCATGAAGATGATTCTGATCTTGAGGCACTAACACCTAATCATATTCTTCTTCTCAAGTGCCATCCTGCTTTTCCCCCTGGACTGTTTCAGAAGTCAGACACATACATCAGACGGCGCTGGAAACAAGTTCAGTTTCTTGCCGATCTCTTTTGGAAGAGATGGACGAAGGAATACCTTCCCCTGTtacaagaaagacaaaaatggaCTACAGTCAAGAAAGGATTTCAGGTAGAAGACATTGTGATGGTGGTGGACAGCACAGCCCCTCGTGGGTCCTGGAACCTTGGAAGAATAATAGAAGTCCAACCAGATTCCAGAGGTTTGGTGAGGACAGTGAAAATTATCACGAAGACTGGTGTGTTCGTGAGGCCAGTAACCAAGCTCTGTCTGCTTCTCGAAGGAGCAGAAAAGATGACCAAAGTCACCAGCCAGAGATGA